The Malus domestica chromosome 06, GDT2T_hap1 genome has a segment encoding these proteins:
- the LOC139196870 gene encoding uncharacterized protein, producing the protein MPPATGGKGMMIVATDYFTKWVETEPMTTATQTDIEHFIWRNIICQFGIPLSIVTDNCPQFVGKDLAKFFQKYGIKQHMSMPRYPQGNGQAEASNKTILECLKDSSPIRRENGQTNSPDVPGHIAPPKNEQPVKLISPWHLV; encoded by the coding sequence ATGCCTCCTGCTACTGGaggcaaaggcatgatgatcgtggcaactgattactttaccAAATGGGTAGAGACAGAGCCCATGACAACCGCAACTCAGACAGACATAGAACActttatatggaggaacatcatttgccaatTTGGCATCCCTCTGTCCATCGTCACCGACAACTGCCcacaattcgtgggcaaagatttggcaaagttcttccaaaagtatggtatcaagcaacacatgtccatgccaagatatcctcaaggcaatgggcaggccgaagcatccaacaagacgattCTTGAGTGCCTCAAGGATTCCTCTCCgataagaagggaaaatggccaaacGAACTCCCCGGATGTCCCTGGGCATATTGCACCACCAAAAAACGAGCAACCGGTAAAACTCATTTCTCCTTGGCATTTGGTTTAG